One genomic region from Ornithinicoccus hortensis encodes:
- a CDS encoding amidohydrolase has product MSSQSALAWCHQLHQIPETAFNEHRTSAFVAKTLRSLGIEVETGIGGTGVVGTLTRGTSEQVVGLRADMDALPLRAQTGLPYASRHEGTMHACGHDGHMAMVLGAAESLTRDEHLDGTVRFIFQPAEERVLQP; this is encoded by the coding sequence AGCCAGTCAGCGCTCGCCTGGTGCCACCAGTTGCACCAGATCCCGGAAACCGCCTTCAACGAGCACCGCACGTCGGCCTTCGTCGCTAAGACCCTGCGCTCGCTCGGCATCGAGGTGGAGACGGGTATTGGCGGCACCGGCGTGGTCGGAACCCTCACCCGCGGCACCTCCGAGCAGGTCGTCGGCCTCCGCGCCGACATGGACGCCCTGCCCCTCCGGGCGCAGACCGGGCTGCCCTACGCCTCCCGTCACGAGGGGACCATGCATGCCTGCGGACACGATGGGCACATGGCCATGGTCCTGGGGGCCGCCGAGTCCCTGACCCGGGACGAGCACCTCGATGGCACCGTGCGGTTCATCTTCCAACCCGCCGAGGAAAGGGTGCTGCAGCCATGA